CGAAGGTGACGCCCTGGGCGAGATAGGAGCGCGCCAGCGCATCGGCCCGGACCCGCAGCTCGTCGGCGTTGAGATGCCCCATCGTCCGGTGCACGTGCTGGTACGGGGCCCGCACCGCGTGCCCGGGCTCGATCATCTCGTCCCAGGCCACGCCCTCGGGATAGCCGTCGAACAGATCCGCCATGACACCGACGCTATCGCCTGCGTGTGTCCGGTAGGTATCGAACGCCGCCCGCGGCGCGTGCCCGGCACCTGCCGGCGCGCCCGCTACCGTGGAGCGTCATGAGCCTGCTGAGCCGACTCGCCCGGGCGGTGGCCGGTGCCGCCGTGAACGCGATCCGCCCCCGGGGACGTGGGCGAGGACCCACGACCACAGGCCGCGACGACGGCCCACGCGGGCCGGTCGGCGGACGGCCCGGGGTCCGCGTCCACGAGGGGCCGTTGCCTGCCCTGCGCCACGAGGCGCGCGCGGACGGGCGACCCGACCCGGGCGAGGTGGTGTGGGCGTGGGTGCCCTACGAGGACGATCCCAGCCGTGGCAAGGACCGGCCCGTCCTCCTCCTGGCCGAACACGAGGGCGGCCTGCTCGGACTGCAGCTGACCTCGCAGGACCACGACCGTGACGCCGAGCAGGAGGCCCGCTGGGGCCGCTCCTGGGTGGATGTGGGCAGCGGCGGGTGGGACGCGCGCCGGCGCCCGTCCGAGGCCCGGCTCGATCGCGTCCTGTGGCTGGCCGAGGACGCGATCCGCCGCGAGGGCGC
Above is a window of Ruania suaedae DNA encoding:
- a CDS encoding type II toxin-antitoxin system PemK/MazF family toxin, which gives rise to MSLLSRLARAVAGAAVNAIRPRGRGRGPTTTGRDDGPRGPVGGRPGVRVHEGPLPALRHEARADGRPDPGEVVWAWVPYEDDPSRGKDRPVLLLAEHEGGLLGLQLTSQDHDRDAEQEARWGRSWVDVGSGGWDARRRPSEARLDRVLWLAEDAIRREGAALDESRFAHVLVALREHRHGA